One Dermacentor albipictus isolate Rhodes 1998 colony unplaced genomic scaffold, USDA_Dalb.pri_finalv2 scaffold_25, whole genome shotgun sequence genomic window, ttttaggcttcttccgttcctgagagcatgttcaattctatccatattatacttccttatgtcagctgtcttatgcttgttgattaactttgaagaGTCTgccaggctttcatacattgtcatttcttgatcagatctttcttctcctgcgatagcttactggtatcctgtctaacggagttaccaccgtcttctattgcacactccttaatgatcccCACAAatttgtcgttcattgcttcaacactaaggtcctcttcctgagtttaagctgaatacctgttctgtagcttgatctggaatttctctatttttcctcttaccgctaactcattggtcggcttcttatgtaccagtttcttcctctCCCTccttaggtctaggctaatttgagctcttaccatcctatggtcactgcagcgcaccttgctgagcacgtttacatcttgtatgataccagggttagcgcagagtatgaaatctatttcatttctagtctcaccgttcggcctcctccccgtccactttcggctatcccgcttgcggaagaaggtattcattatccgcatataattctgttccgcaaactctactaataactctcccctgctattcctagtgcctatgccatattcccccactgccttgtctccagcctgcttcttgcctacctgggcattgaagtcgcccattagtatagtgtattttgttttgactttgcccaTCACCGATTGCTcgccttcatagaagctttcgacttcctggtcatcatgactggatgtaggggcgtagacctgtacaaccttcattttgtacctcttattaagtttcacaacaagacctgccaccctctcgttaatgctatagaattcctgtatgttaccagctatattcgtattaatcaggaatccgactcctagttctcgtctctccgctgatccccggtagcacaggacgtgcccgcttttcagcgctgtatatgcttccttTGGCCTCTTAACTCCAcggagccctattatatcccatttactgccctctaattcctccaatagcactgctagactcgcttcactagataacgttctagcgttaaacgtagccaggttcatattccaatggcggcctgtccggcctgACCTCCTATGTGAACACGTTTCTATACTTGCCTACATTGTCGTAATTATACCTCAGTAGATGAGATTTCATGGGGTGCGCGTTTCATACAGAAAAGATTGCTGGACGAGCTTCAACACCCATCACTCCCCCAAGCCTCTCCGTGGAGTTGAGCTGTGCTTGTGGAGTACCTGGGCAATATCGGCCACCACTGTCAACAATCTTGGGTCGCGCCATCGACCAGTACCTGGTTGTACGTATGGCAGGCATGTAGCACCCAGGTTCGGACAATTATTTTACAGCAACAGAGTAAGACACCGGAGAGGGCAGCACAACGCCCCAAGATCCCGGAGATGGCAGCACAGCACTCCAAGACCGCCGAGAGGGCCGCATAAAGCCCCAAGACACTGGAGAGGGCAGCTTAATGCCGCAAGACGCCAGATATGGCAGAACATCGCCAGATCCAGGAGATAGCAGCACAACACCCAAAGATCACGGAGAAGGCAGCACAATGCCACAAGACCCCGGATAGGGCATCAAAACGCCCCAAGACACCGGAGAGGGCACCACAATGCCCCAAGACCCCGGTGAGGGCAACACAACAGCCAAGGACACTGGCGAGGGCAGGGCAGCATACGGCCCAAGACCCCCCGAGGGTGCAGCACAACGCCCCAAGACCGCGGAGAGGGCAGCACAATGCCCAGGACCCGGGTGAGGGCAGCACTATGTCCCAAGACCCCGGAGAGGGCAGCATGACGCCCCAACACCACGGAGCGGACAGCACAACGCCCCAAGACCCCGAAACGGGGAGCACGAGGTCCAAACGCCCTAGAGGGCAGCACAACGCGCAAGGACTCCGCAGAAGGCAATAGCACGCCCCAAGAGCCCGGAGAGGGCAGCAGGATGCTCCAAGATCGCGGAGAGGGCAGCACAACGCCCCAAGTCCACGGAGAGGGCAGTACAACACCCGGAGAGGGCGCGGCAACGGGCAATGGAGACGGTCTGCCCTCTCCGGGGCCTTGGGGCATTGTGCCGCCCTCCCCGGGATCTAGGGCCGTTGTGTTTTGCTGCCCTTTCCGGGGTCTTCGGCCGTTGTGTTGTGCTGCCCTTTCCGGGGACTTGGGGCGTCTTGCTGCCCTCTCCAGGATTTTGGGCATTGTGCTGCCCTCTCCGGTGCTCTGGGGTGTCGTGCTGCCCTCTTCGGGGTGTAGGCTCGTTGTGCTGCCCTCTCCGGGTTGCTGGGGCATTGTACTGCCTTCTCCAGTGTCTTGGGGCATCGTGCTGCCCTCTCCGAGGAGTCTTCGGGCATTCTTTTGTCTTCTATGGGGTCCTGGGGCGTTGCGCTGCCCTCTTTGGGAACTTGGGCCGTTGTGCTGGCCTCTCAGGCGTTTTGGGCCATTGTGCTACCCTCTACAGACTTTTGGGCGTTCTGCGGCCCTTTCCGGGCGCTTGGGACGTTGTACTGTATTCTACGGGCTCTTGGGGCATTGTACTGCACTCTTCAGGCCCTGGGGTGCTGTGCGGCCCTCTGCGGGGTCTTGGGGCATTGTGCTACCCTCTCAGGGGTCTGTTGCAGTTGCGCTACCCTTTCAGGGATCTTGGCGCATTGCGGTGCCCTCTCCTGGGTCTTAGGCCGTTGTGCTTCCCTCTCTGGAGCCTAGGGGCACTATGCTGCGCACTCCATGTCTTGAGGCGTTGTGATGCCCTCTTCGGTGTCTTGCGGTGTTGTGTTGCCCACTCCGGAGTCTAGGGCCGTTGTGCTGCCCTCCTCGCGAACTTGGACCGTTGTGCTGCCCTCTCCGTAGTTTTGGGGCGTTGTGCTGCCCTCTGCGTGCTTTTGGGGAGTTCTGCTGCCCTCTCCGGGCTCTTGGCGCATTGTAATGCACATTCTGCAGTCCTTGGGCGATGTGAAGCCCTCTCCGGGGTCTTGGGGCGTTCTACTGCCCTCTCCGGAGCCTTGGGGTACTGTGCTGCCCTCACCGGGGTCGTGGGGATTTGTGCTGTCCTCTCCGGGGCCTTGTTGCGTTACGTTGGCCACTCCAGGGTCTTGGGCTATTGTGCTGCCCTTTCCGGACTCTTGGGGCGTTCTGCTGCTCTCTCCCGGCTCTTGGGGCATGATACAGCCCCCGTTGTGGTACTGGCGTGCTGCACTGCCCTCTCCAGGCTCTTGGAGCGTTGTGCTTCCCTCTACAAGGTCTTGGGCCGTCGTGCCTGTGGGCCGTGCTCCAGTGTCTTCGGGCGTTGTGTTGCCCTCTCCGGAGTCTTGTGGCGTTGTGCTGCCCTCCGTGGTCTTGGGTCTTCGTACTGCACTCCACTGGGTCTTGGGGCGCTGTGGTGCCCTCTCCAGGATCTTG contains:
- the LOC139052500 gene encoding putative per-hexamer repeat protein 5; the protein is MAQAPEEGNPTPYDDGEYSRTAQEPEGGSTRTQDPEVQCPKTLERAAQQLKILERAPQRPKTQWSAVRRPKTTEGSTTPQDSGEGNTTPEDTGARPTGTTAQDLVEGSTTLQEPGEGSAARQYHNGGCIMPQEPGESSRTPQESGKGSTIAQDPGVANVTQQGPGEDSTNPHDPGEGSTVPQGSGEGSRTPQDPGEGFTSPKDCRMCITMRQEPGEGSRTPQKHAEGSTTPQNYGEGSTTVQVREEGSTTALDSGVGNTTPQDTEEGITTPQDMECAA